In Tachysurus fulvidraco isolate hzauxx_2018 chromosome 3, HZAU_PFXX_2.0, whole genome shotgun sequence, a single window of DNA contains:
- the LOC113649795 gene encoding pentraxin fusion protein-like, with product MKTVFVVLLLLPALTSAHKRKVLLFPQETDTAYVQLTSEKPLNLQAFTLCMRVASELNNDRETILFAYRTNQADELNVWQEKGVYSLYLRSSGESVIFKLPPLSVVPIHLCVTWASRTGVTAFWANGRRTMLKIYKRGISVSPGGAIILGQDPDSFLGSFDKNQSFVGEITDVHMWDSVLGAGQIKHLYELQDLGVRGNVLDWNSLKYKISGNVVEVSEVDTEINTCT from the coding sequence GTAAGGTGCTGCTGTTCCCTCAGGAGACTGACACAGCCTATGTGCAGCTCACTTCAGAGAAACCTCTGAATTTACAGGCCTTCACTCTTTGTATGCGTGTTGCTTCTGAACTCAATAACGACCGTGAGACCATCCTGTTCGCTTACCGAACTAATCAAGCTGATGAGCTCAACGTGTGGCAGGAGAAAGGAGTATACTCTCTTTACCTGAGAAGCAGTGGTGAAAGTGTTATCTTTAAACTACCACCGCTGTCTGTTGTCCCCATTCACCTGTGTGTCACCTGGGCGTCGAGAACCGGAGTCACCGCCTTTTGGGCGAACGGACGACGCACCATGCTGAAAATCTACAAACGCGGGATAAGTGTAAGTCCAGGTGGAGCTATTATTCTTGGACAGGATCCTGACTCATTTCTGGGCAGCTTTGACAAAAATCAGAGCTTTGTGGGTGAAATTACAGATGTACATATGTGGGACAGTGTCCTGGGTGCAGGTCAGATTAAGCATCTGTATGAACTTCAAGACCTGGGTGTACGTGGGAATGTGCTGGACTGGAATTCTCTCAAGTACAAAATCTCTGGGAACGTTGTTGAGGTGTCTGAGGTAGACACCGAGATAAATACATGTACATGA